From one Rubrobacter xylanophilus genomic stretch:
- the rplS gene encoding 50S ribosomal protein L19 translates to MITSENLEERNIPDFKPGDTVRVEYRVVEGNRERTQAFEGLCIARRGSGISQTFVVRKNSFGVDVERIFPLYSPKIAGIKVVSRGAPRRAKLYYIREKVGRKARVKKAR, encoded by the coding sequence ATGATAACCAGCGAGAACCTCGAGGAACGCAACATCCCCGACTTCAAGCCCGGCGACACTGTCCGGGTCGAGTACCGGGTCGTGGAGGGCAACCGCGAGCGGACGCAGGCTTTCGAGGGCCTGTGCATCGCCCGCAGGGGCAGCGGGATAAGCCAGACCTTCGTCGTCCGCAAGAACTCCTTCGGGGTGGACGTCGAGCGGATCTTCCCCCTCTACTCCCCGAAGATAGCCGGGATAAAGGTGGTCTCGCGCGGAGCCCCGCGCCGCGCCAAGCTCTACTACATCCGGGAGAAGGTCGGGCGCAAGGCCCGGGTGAAGAAGGCTCGCTAG